The sequence below is a genomic window from Thermomicrobiales bacterium.
GATCGGGCTGGGTGGCATGGGTAGCGCCGCTGTGGCGCACCTCGCGATGCGCGGTCAGCAGGTGCTGGGACTGGAGCAGTTCGGGCGGCTGCACAAGCTGGGGTCGTCGCACGGTCATACCCGCATCATCCGCGAGGCCTATTTCGAAGCGCCCGAATACGTCCCGCTCGTACAGCGCGCCTATGTCCTCTGGCGCGAGCTGGAGGCGGCCACCGAGCGCGACCTGCTGACGATCACCGGCGGGCTGACGATCGGCGCTCCCGATTCGAACTTCATCGAAGGTTCGCTGGAGAGCGCGAAGCTGCACGGACTGCCCTATGATCTCCTCGACCATCAGGCTGCCGAGGCGCGCTTCCCCGGACTGGCGCTGGGCGAGGGCCTGATGGCGGTCTACGAGCCGAACGCCGGCTTCCTGCGTCCAGAGGACTGCGTCGACGCGCACCTGATCGTGGCCGAACGTTATGGCGCTGACGTGCGGTTCGACACCGGCCCGGCGAGCTGGAAGGCCGATGGCGAGGGCGTGACTGTCACGGCTGGCGATGCGACCTTCCGGGCGGATCGGCTCGTCATTGCCGCCGGGCCGTGGTCGGCCGAGGTCATTCCTGATCTGTCACTGCCGCTGGAGGTTGAGCGGATCGTCAACATCCACGTCGAGCCGACCCAGCCGGACCTGTACAGTGCCGACCGCTTCCCGGTCTATCTCTTTCAGGTACCGGAGGGGCAGTACTACGGGTTCCCGGCGCTGCCGGGGCAGGGCGTGAAGATCGGTCGCCACGAGGGCGGTGAGATCACCAACGCGCACGACATCCGCCGCGAGGTTGACGACAGCGAGATCGCGACACTGCTGGCGGCGCTGGCGCGCTACCTGCCGGGCGCGGCCGGGAAGGTGACATCGAGCCTGACCTGCATGTACACGAACACGCCGGACGAGAATTTCATCATCGACCATCACCCCGGCGCGGAGCAGGTCACGATCGCCTGCGGCTTCTCCGGGCACGGCTACAAGTTCGCCAGCGCCATCGGCGAGGTGCTGGCCGACATGGCCATCGACGGACAGTCGCGGCACGACATCGACTTCCTGGCGCTGTCCCGCTTCGTCTAGAGCGCAAAAGAACGAGGGCTCCCAAGTGGAAGCCCTCGTTGATCGTGCCTTGGTGATGTTGCTCAGGCGCGTTGCTTGCGGGCCTTGTTGAGGTCGAGCTCGATGCCCGGCTTCGCCAGCGTCTTGATGCAGCGCGTGCAGGCGTTGACCTGCCGCAGCGTGCCATCGTCGAAGACGCGCGTCTTCTGGATATTGGGCTTGAACGGACGGTTCGTACGTCGCTTCGAGAAGCTGACGTTGCGTCCGAATGTAACGGTCTTACCGCAGATCTCGCATGTCCCGGCCATAACGTTCTCCCTGCTCCCTGTCCGGTTGTCCTGTTCCTCGAACCGACGGCCCGATCACGGGCGGGAAGAGACGTCGGCCACAACCCGCAATGATACAGGAGTGTACGTGAAAGGGGCAATCAGTCGGACGAAGCATTCGCCGGAGGGGCGGCGAGCTTGACGTAGCGGCGGACGCTCATGCGGTTGCGCGAGTCGTCGGCCAGCCCCAGCAGCAGGAGCAACTGCTCCTCTTCGGCACCCTCGCGAGCTTGCTCGACGGCGTAGGTGTCGCGCAGCGTCTGCGGCGAGATCTGCTTGCTGATGCCGGCAGCACGCGCCACACGCTCGACGAGCTTGTTGACCGATTGTGGCAGCAGCTCGAACAGCCGGTCTTCCGGGGCGTAGTCCTCGATGTAGCGCTCGTAGAGCGCGGTGAGATCCGGACCGGCTGCGAGCTTGCGCTCCTTCGCTGCCCAGCGTGGGTTCTCGTAGAACACGTAGACGATCGGCGCGTCGGGGTCGCTGAAGTCGATGTGGTCGCGGCGCAGCGCCAGAAGCTCGCCGCGCGACAGGCCCAGGTTCAGCAGCAGCCAGACAATCAGTGCCGAGCGAGACGAATCGTTGGCTGCCGCGTCGAGGATCGCCTGCTGCTCAGCCTCGAAGAGCGGGCGCGGCGTCTTCAGCGGGATGTGGTCGGGATAGAACGATTCGGTTGGGTCGGCTTCGAGCATCTTCGCGCTCTGTACCAGCCACTTGAACAGCTGGCTAACCGAGGTGAGCCGTCGCTTGCGGGTCGAGCGCGTCTGCGCCTCGCCGAGGTAGTGCGCGATGTCGCGCGCCGTAACAGCATCGATCTGCTTTGGCCCGACAACTTGCTCGAAGATCGCGAGATCGTAAATGTATGACTCGACCGTATTCTTGGGGTGCTGCGCCTGCTCAAGCGCACGCCGGAACCAGTAGCGTGCAATCGGCAAGCTTGACTGCGGCGTCAGCGCAGCGACGCTGGCGATTTTCGGGGCATAGCTACTGCGGGCAACAACGTCGAACAGCGGTGGTTGTGACAAACCCATCGGCTGATCGTGATCGTGTGCATTATCGTGTTGGTCAGCCATCGCACTTCCCCGTTCGGCGGTCTGCGCAATGCGGCCACTGTACCGGAACATGTGTTCGACTGTCAATTGCCCGAGGATCCGATTTGTGGGCAACAGCCGATCTACGAGAGGACGAGAGAGCACCTGATGACAACGCGGCGAACATTCCTGAAGCGGTCGGTTGCAGCTGGCGCAGTAGTCGCGTTGGGCGGGAAACTTGGGCTGCCCCGGATGACGCGATTGAACGCCGAGGCGCAGAACGCCTTTTCGCCGGCGCAGCTGGCCGGGCAGCGCGTCATCTTCTCCTACTCGGGGACGAGCGTTCCAGAGTCGCTGCTGGAGCAGATCCGCGCTGGTGCGGCCGGCGGGGTGATCTTCTTCGGCGAAAACATCGTCGATCGGAACCAGATCGCCGGGGTGGTCGCACAGCTCGCGGCAGCCCAGCAGGCCAGCCCGATGACCGCCCCGCTGCTGCTGATGACCGATCAGGAGGGCGGGCTGGTCCGCCGTCTGCCCGGTCCGCCGGACGAGTCGGCGCGCGACATCGGGCTGTCGGGCGATCCGGCCGGTGCAGCCAGCGCGGCCGGGACGGCTGCCGGAGAGAATCTCGCTGGTGTCGGGATGAATGTGAACCTCGCGCCGGTGCTGGATGTGTTTCGCGAGGCAGGCGGGTTCGACGATCAGTTCGGGCGCTCGTTCAGCGATGATCCGGACGTGGTCGCGACCTGCGGCGCTGCATTCATCGCGGCCCAGCAAGCTGCTGGGGTTGCTGCGACGGCCAAGCACTTCCCCGGGCTGGGCGCGGCCAGCGCCGACGAGAACACCGATCTCGGGCCGGTGACCTTGCCGGTCAGCCTGGACGCACTACGGTCGATCGACGAGGCACCGTATCCGGCTGCGTTTCAGGCCGGGGTGAAGCTCGTTATGCTCTCGTGGGCGGTCTATCCGGAACTGGATGGCTCGCGTCCGGCCGGCCTGTCGCGCGCCATCGTGACCGACGAGCTGCGCGGCCGACTCGGGTTTGCGGGTGTGACGATCACCGACGCGCTGGAGGCCGGCGCGGTGACGGCAGTTGGCTCGCAGGAGGAGTGCGCCGTGCTTGCCGCCGAGGCCGGCATGGACATCATCCTCTGCTCGGGCCGAGACGTTGGGCAGGGGCAGAGGGCCGCTGCGGCCCTGGCAAACGCGCTCGATGCGGGTCGGCTGGATGCCGGGGCGTTTGGCGCAGCCATCGGGCGTGTCAACACACTGCGCGAGTCGCTGGCACCGGGTCGCTTCTTCCCCGAGACCGGCCATACGGTGCGCGGTTCGTTCCTGGATTACTGGAACACATACGGCGGTCTGGCCGTTTTCGGCTTCCCGATCACTGATGAGGACGTCGATAGCTCAACCGGCTTCCTGACGCAGTACTTCGAGCGCGCCCGGCTGGAGTGGCACCCGGGCGAATGGGCCGAGCGCTTCGACATCGAGCTGGGCCTGCTGGGTGTCGAGATCGCCGAGCGCCACGGATTGCTCAGCACCGACCCGTTCCGCCCGGTCGATGGGCACGACGACGCCAACTGCACCTTCTTCCCGGCGACTGGCCACCGCCTCTGCTTCGGCTTCCGCAGTTTCTGGGAGGAGCATGGCGGTCTGGCGATCTTCGGCTACCCGATCAGCGAGGAGTACGCCGATTCCGAGACGGGCTACACCGTGCAGTACTTCGAACGTCAGCGCTTCGAATACCACCCCGAGAACCCGCCCGAGTGGCAGGTACTCGGAGGCCTGCTCGGCAGCGAGGTGCTGGAGTCCTGAGCGGCGGGACGCTCACGTCACCAGTCACCGAGAAACTCAAGATCGGCAACCACCCCCTTCACCTGTCATCTTGAGGTCGCAACCGAAAGATCTCCCACCCGTTCGACTCAGCCCGACGTTGGGGGAGATTTCTCGCGTGCGCGCTCGAAATGACAGGATGCAGGGCGGGCTGTCGGATCAGACTGCTCGCCATTGACGGCCCATCGGATTGGACTGCTCTCCCCTACCTGCAATGATGCTCCGCCGGAAGCTGCTCAGACGATCGGCGTGAGCGCGTGCTGCGGTTGGCGGCCGTGCGCGTCGAGGCGGTCGGCCAGACGGTGGACAGCGATGGACAGGCGTCGCACGCCCTCGATGATCTCGTCATCGGGCGGCAGCGTGAAGTTGAGGCGCATGTCGAAACGCCCGCGACCCGACGCCGCATCGACGTGGAATGACTCGCCGGGGGCAAAGACGACGCCCTCGCGAGCTGCCTCGGGCAGCAGGTCGCGGACCCGGATGCCCTCGGCGAGGCGACACCAGAGGTAGATGCCACCCTCGGGCCGGTTCGCCGTGACCAGGCCGCCGCAGTATTCCTCCAGCGCAGCCAGCATCCGGTCGCGCCGTAGCGGGTAGGCGGCATTCACCCGTGCCAGGTGCGATTCGATCAGGCCACGCGCGAAGAACGCCCAGACGACGCGCTGGGCCAGCGCGTTGGTGTCCAGATCGACGAGCTGCTTCATCAGCGTCAAGCGTTCGGCGACCGGCTTCGGCGCAGCAACCCAGCCGATGCGAAAGCCGGGGAAGAGCATCTTCGACACGGTCGAGAGGTAGATCACGTTCGAGCGTCCCTCGGCCTGATCGATGGCGGCCAGCGGCGGCAGCGCGCGGCCATCAAAGCGCAGCGCACCGTAGGGGTCGTCCTCGACAATCGGGATTTGGTAGCGCGCCGCAAGGTCGAGCAGGCGGAGCCGTCGGCCCATCGACATCACCGCGCCGCTGGGGTTCTGGAACGTCGGCAGTGTGTAAATCAGCTTCGGCTGCCGACGCGGCAGAATCTCCTGCAACAGATCGACCTGCATGCCGTCCTGATCGACCGGGATGGTCAGCAATCGCGCACCGGCAGCGCGAAAGACCTGGGCCGCACCAAGGTAGGTCGGCGACTCCAGAATGACCAGATCGCCCGGATCAATTAGCGTCCTCGCCAACAGATACAGGCCCTGCTGCGACCCAGCTGCGACGACGATGTGCGCCGGATCGACCTGCGTGTTTACCCCGGCGGCTGCGGCGGTCTGCGCCATCCAGCGCGACAGCTCCTCGCGCAGTGGCGAGTAGCCCTCAGTCGGTGTGTGCTGCAGGAGCGTCTGCCCGGCGTTGCCGAGCGCCTCGTCGAAGAGCTCGCGGATTTCCGAGATGGGATACAGCTCAGGCGAAGGGATGCCGGTCGCCAGACGGATGACATCTGGTCGGGCCGAGACGGTCATCGCGTCGCGCAGAAGGGCGTCGTCCATGACATCGGTAGTCGGCGTGAACAACTGCGCCCAGGGGATCGGCGTCGAGCGCGGGCGTCCGGTGTCGGTTATCGTGCCTGCTGCACCATCCGAAGCGTGCGTTCGCGTCGTCCAACCGTTCGCGTTGAGCAGCTCGGGGTCTTCATCGGGCGAGCCGTGGATCACGACTGTGCCGCGCCCGACCTGACCGGCCACCAGACCATCGGCCGCAAGCTCACGATAGGCGTTCACGACAGTCGTCCGGTTCACGCCGAGCAGCTTGGCCAGCCGTCGTTCCGGCGGCAGCCGCCCCCCGGTTGGTGGATCACCGTCCAAAATGGATTGGCGGAGCTGTTGCGCGATCTGAAGGTAGATCGGGACGGCGCATTCGCGATCAAGTGTGACGTGCATGCGGGTGCTCCTCGCAGTTTCCCATCCGAATGGGGGAGTCCAATGTCAGCCATTGTGGCATGTGAGACACCGTCGCGGCCAGTGCAATCGACGGTTGGCTGGCCTGTTCGGTACTGCTTGTGCGTTGTGCACAGTTCGGTTGTATATTCGACGCGACGAAGCAGTACGGACACGACGGGCCGACGCATGGCGGACATCACGATCGACGACATCCTGCACTGGCAACGCGGCCTGACCTATCGCGCGCCACTCGGTCGGGCGGCCGGCGACGGCATTGAGAGCAGCGTCTCCTGGGCAGTGACGATCCGCGCTGCCGCGCCGATTCTGCCGCCCTTGCGCGGCGGCGAGATCGTTGTCGCGCCACCGCGCCTGCTGGATCAGGTGCGCGAGTCGGAGATGGTCGATAGCGCGACCCTGGTGCGCGCGTTGGCAGGACAGCCAATCGCCGCGCTGATGGTCGATCCGACGTTCAGCGAGACCGCCGTCGATGTGCCGCTGCTGGTCAGTAGCGGCTCGTTCCCGCAGGCCGCCGAGGCGACGCTGAATCGCCTGATCATCGAGCGGCGCGCCGAGCTCTACCGCATCGGCTCGGACTTGTCCCGCGCGTTGTCGACCGCCACAGTCTCGGGTGCCGGTCTGGACCATTTGCTCGACACGGTGCGCGATGTCATTAGCCGCCCGCTCATGCTGGTTGAGGCGAACGGCGCGATCTCGGCGCGCTCGGACGACGCGCCGGACGAGGTTCCGCTGGTGACTGACGACCTCGCGGCGGCGCTGCGTGCTGGTGGTCAGCGGAGAGTGCAGGGTCCAACTGGTCGCTCGTGGCTGATCCAGCCGATCCGCCCAAGCCGGGATGACGGTCGGCGCGAGATGGTGCTGCTGGTCGGGCTGGCCCCGGACACCTCAACCGAGCCGGAGCGGCTGGCTGCGACGCAGAGCGCGGCGACGCTGGAGCTGGTGCTGACCCGCGCGATCGAGGCTGGCGGGGCAGGACGCGAGTGGAGTGGCCGCGAACCGCTCGTCGCCGAGCTGTTGACCGGACGGCTGACGAATCGCGTCGCAGCTGAGAGTCGCGCACGACTGATCGGGCTGGACCCGACTGAACCGCTGCGCGTCGCGCTGTTCGGCTCGCCGACGCCCGGTCTGCCGCACCGCGTCCGGTCAGCGCTCTCCGATCAGCGCGGTCGGGCGACGGCGGCGTTGGGCGAGCACGAGTTTGCCGTCCTGTCGACCGACGAACCGCGGCTGGGCGTTTTGCTCAGCGATCTGACGGTGGCGCTGCGTCGTGTGCAGCGTGGCGACCCGGATGTGCATGTCGTTGTCAGCGAGCCGGTGCTGTCGGTTGGGCAGGCTGAGACGGCGTTGGCGCAGGCGCGGGTCCTGGCGCGTTTGACCCGCGACGCCAGACGGGATGGGACAGTTGTGCGGGCTGATGAGCCGGAGCGGCTCGGACTGTTCGGCCTGCTCCTGCCGATCGCCGCCGGCACCGAAACGACGGCTGCCGATCTCCGGCTGCGCCTGGAGCGTTTTGCCGACGCCGTGATCGGTCCGCTGGAGCAGCAGGACGATCGTCGCCACAGCCATCTGGTCGAGACGGTCGATGCCTGGCTGGCGCACGCTGGTACGCTCGCACCGACCGCCGAGGCGCTGAGCATCCACCGCAACACGCTCGCCTATCGCCTGCAGCGCGTGACGGACGTCACCGGCTACGACCTCGACGACGCCAGGATCCGCTACACGCTGCGGCTGGCGCTGGACGTGCGACGCCTGCTCGCCGCCGACTGATCGTTGCCTGCCTGCATGCTACGATGCCGTGATGTGGCACCGTGCCTGAGGGTCCACCCGGGACTCACCACCATATTGGAGGAGATGCGTGAAGAGCGAAACGCGAGCATTTCTCGATCGGTTGCTGGTCACCGCCAGCCCGTCCGGCTTCGAGAATGAAGCAGCGCGGATCTGGCGTGCTGAGGCGGAGACGTTCGCCGACGAGGTCGTTGTCGATGTGATGGGCAACTCGTTCGCGCGCCTCAAGGGCGACGGACCGACCGTCATGATCGAGGGGCACATCGACGAGATCGGCGTGATGATCTCGCATATCGACGATAACGGGTTCCTCTGGTTCCAGCCGATCGGCGGCTGGGACGATCAGGTGCTGGTCGGGCAGCGCATTCGTGTGCTGGGCAGCGGCGGCACCGTCGTCGGCGTGATCGGCAAGAAGCCGCGGCATCAGATGACCGAAGAGGACATGAACCGCGTGTCGAAGATCCGCACGCTCTGGATCGACATCGGTGCGCGCGATGCCGAGGACGCTCGCTCGAAGGTGTCGGTCGGCGATGCTGGCGTGATCGAGCAGCCGCTCATCGATCTGGGCGACGACCTGATCGCCTCGCGCGGGCTGGATAACCGGGTCGGCGCGTTCGTCGCGCTGGAGGCGCTGCGTCTGCTCGCCGAGGGCGAGCGACCGGCGGCGGATGTCTGGGCGGTCGCGGCGGTGCAGGAGGAGATCACCTTCGGTGGCGCGCACACGAGCGCATTCCACCTCGATCCGGCGGTGGCGATTGTGCTGGACGTGACCCACGCGACCGATCATCCCGAGGCTGACATTCGTGGCAACGGCATCTGCAAGATCGGCGGCGGTCCGGCGCTGGCGCGGGGATCGGCGGTGCATCCGATCGTCCATCAGCGGCTGGTCGAGGCTGGCCGGGCGGAAAGCATCCCGCACTGCATCGAAGCGACGCCGCGACGCACCGGTACGGACGCCGACGCGATCGCCTACGAGCGCGCCGGTATCCCCTGCGGCCTGGTGTCGATCCCAAACCGCTACATGCATTCGCCGAGTGAGATCGTGAGCCTGACCGATCTGGACAACTGCGCCGCGATCATCGCCGCGTTTACCCGTCGGTTCAACGCCGACGTAGACCTGCGTCGCGTCTGACACAGTGGGGGCCGGTATGCAGTATCCGGCCCCGTTCCCCGGTAGTTACCTGCAATTGACCGTCTTGCCATTGTCAGCGCTGGTGAAATTCGTTGGATCACCGCCTCACCGCACGCGACGACCAGATTGGCGACGAGAGTCAGTGCGACCGTCGGGATCAACAATCTCATCGACGTCCTCCATCGCAATGCTGACTCGACGTTGTCGACTGAGAGACGACAGCGCGGGCACCGTCTCTGTTGCGATGAATTGGCCGGTGCGGAATGTCAACACGGTGTCAATCAATGGATCTGTCCAGGCCTGTGATCCGGCAATGCGAGAGCTAGCGGGTGCTCAACTTCAGCTCCATCTCGACTCGCAGATTGCTGCTGAAGATATCTACTGCGAGCGTTTCGTTCAGGATCGATGCGGCTTCGGACGCAAAGCTCCCGTCTACATGGTCCAGCTCAACGTCGTAGCGGTCGTGATGGTCGTGCTTCGAGTGACCAAGGCTGAGATCGAACAATCGCACGCGTTGTCCAGCGACCTCGCCGGTCATCACACGGCCGTCGAGATCGGTCACGAGGTTGCTGAACTGCACCGTCCCATTTGATGTCGAGAACGCGACACCGCCATCATGTTGAATCTGCCCTGTTATGGCTTGCGGATCGATGGTCCCGGAGACGGCCGGTAACTCGATCTCATGGGGGCCATCCTGCCGCGCCGGATCGATTGCCTTGAACGACACCCCGGCGTTGTCGATGGTTCGTTCGTGCTGGTCGTCGATCTCGATCTCCATGTATCCCCCAGTCACTGTTGCCTGTGTTCCGGTTGATGGCACTGATGGAGCTGGTGACGCGGCCGCTGGCATGGTCGCCGTTGCTGCGCTGGTCGACTGCGTTGCGCTCGGAGGCGCAGTCGTGGATGTTACCGCTGGCGCGATTGTCGATGTGGTCATCGGTGTCAGTGTCGGAGTGCTGCCTCCGCCCACCATACAGCCTCCGACAAGCAGCAGGAACGGGGCAAGCAACAGTAGTCGAATATGCGCTCGTTGGGGTTGCATAGTGGCTCCACTCCTCGTGTTTGGTTTCGATGTTTGCAGCACATTTCATGCCACTTCTGGCCTATCGGTTGATGACTCTTGCCGAGCGGTGGTGACTCGTGCAGGGCTGCGGGAATGGATGGGCAATGGAGCGGCGCGAGCAGGGAGGTTGGCGAGAACAGTATCCGCAGTCAACGCCTCGTGGCGCTCGCCTGCGCGATTGCACCGGCCAGTTTATCGTCCGGGTTGGCGATCCAGTCTCGTGCCAATAGCTCCGCTGAGTTGCGATCACCAATCGCCAGCTCGCCGTCGATCACCAGCTCGCGCAGGCGCTCTTTCAGATGCTTGATCCAGATGCCGGGCGGCAGGTCGAACATCGCCATCAGCTCGTCCCCATCCAGCGGTGACTGCAGCGCGTCGAGCGATGCTTCCGCCTCCAGTCGCGCCGCGTGCTCGCGCAGCCCGGCCACGCGTCGGGCTGCCGCAGCTTGTCGGTCGGCTCGGGCGCTGGTGACGTCGGCGGCGGCCAGATCGAGCAGGTCCTCGAACGCATCGCCGGCTTCCAGCGCCAGGCGGCGGACAGCGGAGTCGGTCCAGTCGGGATCGTAGCCTGCACCACGCAAGTGCATCGCGACGAGAAGCGCGACGCGCTGCTCCAGCCAACGCTCCTGCTTGAGCCGCCGCAGTGTGCGGCGCGCCAGGTCGGCTCCGGCGATCTCGTGACCGAAGAAGTGAACTTCGCCACTGGGATCGACCGAGCGGGTCATCGGCTTGGCCGCATCGTGCAGCAGCGCTGCCCAACGCACGGCTAGCCGTGGCGGTGTCTGAGCGGCAACGCGGACGGTGTGGGCCCAGATATCCTTGTGCCGCGCGCCGATCGAATCGCGGTCGTCCTCGGCCATCGGTTGCACTTCCGGCAGCACCCAGCGGATCAGGTCAGCTTCGTGGAGCGCCCACAGCCCGTCAGTCACGTGCTCACTGGTGAGCAGGCGATTCAGCTCGGCGGCGATCCGTTCGCGGCTGATGCGCTCCAACGACGACCCCTGCTCGCGCATGGCAGCGAGCGTGGACGGCGCGATCGTGAAACCGAGCTGGGCCGCGAAGCGCGCTGCCCGCAGGATCCGCAGCGGATCCTCATGAAAGCGCTCGGCGGCGTCACCGACGGCGACGATCTCTCGGCGGCCCAGGTCAGCGATACCCCCGAACGGATCGATCAGCGCGCCGTCACGCGGGTCGAGCGCCATCGCGTTGATCGTGAAGTCGCGCCGCGACAGGTCGTCACGCAGCGAAACGTTGTGCGAGACGGTCGGGCGGCGATCCTCGGTCAGGTACGTCTCGCTGCGGTAGG
It includes:
- the solA gene encoding N-methyl-L-tryptophan oxidase, coding for MGLGGMGSAAVAHLAMRGQQVLGLEQFGRLHKLGSSHGHTRIIREAYFEAPEYVPLVQRAYVLWRELEAATERDLLTITGGLTIGAPDSNFIEGSLESAKLHGLPYDLLDHQAAEARFPGLALGEGLMAVYEPNAGFLRPEDCVDAHLIVAERYGADVRFDTGPASWKADGEGVTVTAGDATFRADRLVIAAGPWSAEVIPDLSLPLEVERIVNIHVEPTQPDLYSADRFPVYLFQVPEGQYYGFPALPGQGVKIGRHEGGEITNAHDIRREVDDSEIATLLAALARYLPGAAGKVTSSLTCMYTNTPDENFIIDHHPGAEQVTIACGFSGHGYKFASAIGEVLADMAIDGQSRHDIDFLALSRFV
- the rpmB gene encoding 50S ribosomal protein L28; translated protein: MAGTCEICGKTVTFGRNVSFSKRRTNRPFKPNIQKTRVFDDGTLRQVNACTRCIKTLAKPGIELDLNKARKQRA
- a CDS encoding tyrosine-type recombinase/integrase — its product is MADQHDNAHDHDQPMGLSQPPLFDVVARSSYAPKIASVAALTPQSSLPIARYWFRRALEQAQHPKNTVESYIYDLAIFEQVVGPKQIDAVTARDIAHYLGEAQTRSTRKRRLTSVSQLFKWLVQSAKMLEADPTESFYPDHIPLKTPRPLFEAEQQAILDAAANDSSRSALIVWLLLNLGLSRGELLALRRDHIDFSDPDAPIVYVFYENPRWAAKERKLAAGPDLTALYERYIEDYAPEDRLFELLPQSVNKLVERVARAAGISKQISPQTLRDTYAVEQAREGAEEEQLLLLLGLADDSRNRMSVRRYVKLAAPPANASSD
- a CDS encoding PLP-dependent aminotransferase family protein, with protein sequence MHVTLDRECAVPIYLQIAQQLRQSILDGDPPTGGRLPPERRLAKLLGVNRTTVVNAYRELAADGLVAGQVGRGTVVIHGSPDEDPELLNANGWTTRTHASDGAAGTITDTGRPRSTPIPWAQLFTPTTDVMDDALLRDAMTVSARPDVIRLATGIPSPELYPISEIRELFDEALGNAGQTLLQHTPTEGYSPLREELSRWMAQTAAAAGVNTQVDPAHIVVAAGSQQGLYLLARTLIDPGDLVILESPTYLGAAQVFRAAGARLLTIPVDQDGMQVDLLQEILPRRQPKLIYTLPTFQNPSGAVMSMGRRLRLLDLAARYQIPIVEDDPYGALRFDGRALPPLAAIDQAEGRSNVIYLSTVSKMLFPGFRIGWVAAPKPVAERLTLMKQLVDLDTNALAQRVVWAFFARGLIESHLARVNAAYPLRRDRMLAALEEYCGGLVTANRPEGGIYLWCRLAEGIRVRDLLPEAAREGVVFAPGESFHVDAASGRGRFDMRLNFTLPPDDEIIEGVRRLSIAVHRLADRLDAHGRQPQHALTPIV
- a CDS encoding helix-turn-helix domain-containing protein, with amino-acid sequence MADITIDDILHWQRGLTYRAPLGRAAGDGIESSVSWAVTIRAAAPILPPLRGGEIVVAPPRLLDQVRESEMVDSATLVRALAGQPIAALMVDPTFSETAVDVPLLVSSGSFPQAAEATLNRLIIERRAELYRIGSDLSRALSTATVSGAGLDHLLDTVRDVISRPLMLVEANGAISARSDDAPDEVPLVTDDLAAALRAGGQRRVQGPTGRSWLIQPIRPSRDDGRREMVLLVGLAPDTSTEPERLAATQSAATLELVLTRAIEAGGAGREWSGREPLVAELLTGRLTNRVAAESRARLIGLDPTEPLRVALFGSPTPGLPHRVRSALSDQRGRATAALGEHEFAVLSTDEPRLGVLLSDLTVALRRVQRGDPDVHVVVSEPVLSVGQAETALAQARVLARLTRDARRDGTVVRADEPERLGLFGLLLPIAAGTETTAADLRLRLERFADAVIGPLEQQDDRRHSHLVETVDAWLAHAGTLAPTAEALSIHRNTLAYRLQRVTDVTGYDLDDARIRYTLRLALDVRRLLAAD
- a CDS encoding M42 family metallopeptidase; amino-acid sequence: MKSETRAFLDRLLVTASPSGFENEAARIWRAEAETFADEVVVDVMGNSFARLKGDGPTVMIEGHIDEIGVMISHIDDNGFLWFQPIGGWDDQVLVGQRIRVLGSGGTVVGVIGKKPRHQMTEEDMNRVSKIRTLWIDIGARDAEDARSKVSVGDAGVIEQPLIDLGDDLIASRGLDNRVGAFVALEALRLLAEGERPAADVWAVAAVQEEITFGGAHTSAFHLDPAVAIVLDVTHATDHPEADIRGNGICKIGGGPALARGSAVHPIVHQRLVEAGRAESIPHCIEATPRRTGTDADAIAYERAGIPCGLVSIPNRYMHSPSEIVSLTDLDNCAAIIAAFTRRFNADVDLRRV
- a CDS encoding CCA tRNA nucleotidyltransferase — translated: MSDAHVRLPELIERLPERELDIVQRLTDAFDESGFELFLVGGIVRDLLLGRGQADLDFTTSAAPEQTKQAGAGAKPDATFSIGEQFGTIGFVFQAQDEPDIVVEVTTYRSETYLTEDRRPTVSHNVSLRDDLSRRDFTINAMALDPRDGALIDPFGGIADLGRREIVAVGDAAERFHEDPLRILRAARFAAQLGFTIAPSTLAAMREQGSSLERISRERIAAELNRLLTSEHVTDGLWALHEADLIRWVLPEVQPMAEDDRDSIGARHKDIWAHTVRVAAQTPPRLAVRWAALLHDAAKPMTRSVDPSGEVHFFGHEIAGADLARRTLRRLKQERWLEQRVALLVAMHLRGAGYDPDWTDSAVRRLALEAGDAFEDLLDLAAADVTSARADRQAAAARRVAGLREHAARLEAEASLDALQSPLDGDELMAMFDLPPGIWIKHLKERLRELVIDGELAIGDRNSAELLARDWIANPDDKLAGAIAQASATRR